The Bombus fervidus isolate BK054 chromosome 3, iyBomFerv1, whole genome shotgun sequence genome includes a window with the following:
- the LOC139986038 gene encoding UPAR/Ly6 domain-containing protein crok — protein sequence MIVKNVIASVNLLLLFSVVGTQAIRCYQCSSDTDPKGEDLCGAYEKFDKDKNIAVECNSEESYMPGTFCVKITRQSPRGFIWDGRWRQVIRRCSSVASTGVTGVCNWGVYENGVYWEECSCSENSCNAASTLSSFSIITLLSLAISIIIFSLR from the exons ATGATTGTAAAAAATGTGATCGCGAGTGTTAATTTGTTACTTTTATTCTCAGTGGTAG gcACTCAAGCGATTCGTTGTTATCAATGTAGTAGTGACACTGACCCTAAAGGCGAAGATTTGTGTGGAGCgtatgaaaaatttgataaagacAAAAATATCGCTGTAGAATGTAACAGCGAAGAGTCATACATGCCTGGCACCTTCTGTGTTAAAATAACTCGTCAGAGTCCTCGTGGTTTTATTT GGGACGGTAGATGGCGACAAGTGATCCGTCGATGTTCTTCCGTTGCCAGTACTGGAGTCACGGGTGTTTGTAACTGGGGAGTGTATGAAAATGGTGTATATTGGGAAGAATGTTCCTGTTCTGAAAATTCTTGCAATGCGGCATCAACTTTATCgtcattttcaataataactTTATTGAGTCTTGCTATTTCGATTATTATATTCTCTTTAAGATGA